Below is a window of Methylosinus sp. PW1 DNA.
CGTCCGGGCCATTGGGATCGCTCGTGTAGAGGCCATCCACATCCTCGACGATGGTGAGGCCGGCGGCGCCATAGGCGTCGGCGAGCAGAAAGGCGCCCGTGTCGGCCCGATGCGGCGGAATGCGCGAGCCCGGGAACTCGTGATGGTGATAGGGCGGAAAGGCGCTGCCCACCACGGCGCGGGTCGCGCTCAAGTGAATCGCCAGCTGATTGGCGATGGTCGGATGCTCGATATAGGAGACGCCCTCCGGCGCGAGCAGCGAGGCGAGGATATGGCCGTTCTGCCCGGCCTCGCTCGCGGCGAGCGGAGCCAGCGAGCCGACCGGCAGGCCGAGATCGAGCCCGACGCCATAGAGGTGGCGCGCACGCACGCCGGCGCCGGTGAGGAAGAGCAGCCGATGCTCGGGCATGAGCTTTCGGATCTCCTCCACCAGCGGCAGGATCGCCTCGGCGCCGCGATCCATGATGGCGCGGCCGCCGATCTTCACCACCTGCAGCCAGGGCAGCACGCGGATCGGACGCTTGCCGGCGACGGGCCGCGTCAGCTCGGAGTCGAGAAGGGTCTGCCGCGCGAGCGGAGAGGCGACATGCTTGATGTTGTAGGTATGGGTCATGATCCGTCTCAGCTCGCGGTGATGATGGTGCCGACATGCTCTCCAGAAAGAGCGCGGGTCAGATTGCCGGGGACGAGGCCGTTGACGACCTGCACCTCGCGAATGTGACGCGCGGATTTCAGCAGATCGAGCAGCGGGAACTCGAGGATCGAATCCTGCAGGCCCTGATCCTTCATCTCATCGACCGTGATCTTCGGGATGAATTTCGCATTCTTGTCGGTCTTGGGATTGGCGGTGAAGAGGCCCTGCTCGTCTTTGACGAAGATCATCGCCTTGCAGCCGAATTGCTCGGCGATGAGGAAGCAGCCCGCATCCGTGCGATAGGGCGGAATGACGCCTTCGGCCGCCGGACGCATCCACAGATTATAAGGCGGCATGCCGCTGAACACGACGGCGTTGACCTCCTGCAGATAGAGCGGCACCGCCGAGAGGCCGCCGCCTTCCACCGCGGAAATGCCATGCTTGGCGAGCAGCTGGCCGAGCATCGCGGCATTCTGATCGGCGACAGAGGCGCCGAGCTGCGACAGCACGCCCGCCGGCAGGCCGACGCCCGCCGCTATGGAATAGAGATGACGCGCGCGCGTGCCGGCGCCCGTGCCGATCAGCATCTGATGCGCCTTGCGCGCGGTGACGATCTCATCGACGAGCGGATAGACCGCCGAGCGGCCGCGATCGATGATGCTCTGGCCGCCGATCTTGATCACCGACGCGTCCGGCAGGATGCGAAAATCATCGGCCTTGTCCGCCGCCGCGAGAAGTTCCGCGTCGGTGAGCGAGCGCTGCATGAGGATCGCCTCGAGCTCCGCTGTCGTATGTGCCATCAGTGACGCCTTTCGTCATTTGCTGCTGTCGTCGACTACATGCGTGTAGGTAGAACGCGTCGAAGAGTCTCGCAATATGCGAAAACGGTGCGTGCTTGGCGGGAAAGCCGCAAATTTCCGACCTCTTCTACTTTGTCGGAAAAAACAACGAAAAACGCGCATTTCTCGACTGTCAGCTAGTCGCGGAGCGGGGCGCGTCAAGCATGCGGCAAAGTCGCACGCCGCGCCTCGGCGCGCGAAGTCCGAACGAGCGGCCGCAGTCATCGTAGCTTCATTGCGCAGCCATCGCGCTGAGATCGGGCGTCGCTAGCTTGGCATGCCGCGACGCTCACGGCGAGCGCCGGCCTCGAGATTGGAAAAGTGTTTTTCCTTTGAAAATGCGAGGGCCACATGAACATACGTCTGCTTTTGAAGAGCGCCTGTCTCGCGACGACGGCGCTCACCGCGACGTCGATCGCGATCGTCGCCAAGGCGGATTCGTCCACGCGGACGCCGATCAAGCATGTCATCATCGTCGTCGGCGAGAATCGCACATTCGACAATCTCTTCGGCGGCTATCGTCCCGTCGCCGGTCAGAGCGTCGACAATCTGCTGAGCAAGGGCATCATCAAGGCGGATGGAACGCCCGGCCCGCATTTCTCCGAGGCGGCGCAGAACATCGGCTCCGATCTCCATCATTATGAGGTGGTGACGCCTTCGACCGGCGCCTACGCCACGCTGCCGCAGCCCTACACCACTTATGCGGCCGGCGTTCCCCAGGGCGTACCGGATACGCGCTTCCCGACCGATCTGCCCAACGGGCCTTATCAGATCAGCAAA
It encodes the following:
- a CDS encoding molybdenum storage protein subunit alpha: MTHTYNIKHVASPLARQTLLDSELTRPVAGKRPIRVLPWLQVVKIGGRAIMDRGAEAILPLVEEIRKLMPEHRLLFLTGAGVRARHLYGVGLDLGLPVGSLAPLAASEAGQNGHILASLLAPEGVSYIEHPTIANQLAIHLSATRAVVGSAFPPYHHHEFPGSRIPPHRADTGAFLLADAYGAAGLTIVEDVDGLYTSDPNGPDGEKAQLIRETSFSELADHKGALPFDRAMLEVMATARHIDHVQIVNGLVPGRLTAALRGEHVGTIIHTAARRNS
- a CDS encoding uridine kinase — encoded protein: MAHTTAELEAILMQRSLTDAELLAAADKADDFRILPDASVIKIGGQSIIDRGRSAVYPLVDEIVTARKAHQMLIGTGAGTRARHLYSIAAGVGLPAGVLSQLGASVADQNAAMLGQLLAKHGISAVEGGGLSAVPLYLQEVNAVVFSGMPPYNLWMRPAAEGVIPPYRTDAGCFLIAEQFGCKAMIFVKDEQGLFTANPKTDKNAKFIPKITVDEMKDQGLQDSILEFPLLDLLKSARHIREVQVVNGLVPGNLTRALSGEHVGTIITAS